The following nucleotide sequence is from Proteus vulgaris.
TCTCGGTATCGTCATCTGATGCACGGCCAGAGAATGATGGTGACAGCCTCCTTCGCAAGAAGGGAGCCTATCCAAGTTACTGGCCCGTTTGCTGATGAAGCGACGAAGATCATTAACTCAATGAAGATGAACAAGGCGAAGCCAACAGCTTTGTCTGCCTAAAACTTTAACCCTGAGGGGGTGTTCATGCCCTCTCGGGCATGATTCGCCTCCTCTTCAACTATGGAGGTAATCATGAAAAAGTTTTTGCGTATTAAGACGTGGTTTGTGCGTCTTTTCTCTCCTGACAAGAAGACTCTGGGAGCTATCGGTGAAGACCTGCGTAAGGTCGCCGTAACAGCCATCGGTGTCGGTATTGTAGGATTGGCTGTATCTGGGGACACTATAACCGTCAAAGAAGCCGGTTTGGTGTTGGTCATTGGGGTTATCCTGTGGATCTATGGTATAATCTTAACCAAGGTCAGCAATTCCTAAGGGGGTCAAATGGACGCTTTCACATTAGGCATGTTGGGGTTGCTCATTTTTTTCACTGTCGTCACTGGCGGCAGTCTGTATCTCTACCATGAGAAACAGAAGGAAAAAAAGCATCACAACGCCTAAAGAGTAACTGCGATAATGAACGTAAAGGCCAGCAATAGCTGGCCTTTTTTTATACTTGCAGTTTGAAGTGTTACATGTCACGATGAAGTTGGTGTGACATGTAACGGTAAAGGTGTTTTTTTGAAAGTATCCAATGAAGATGCTCAGGCTACGGCGATCTATCTCCTCAGAGCTGCTTCGCGCCCAGCTTTCTGGCGTGACGTCCCATTCGATAAGAAACTTGAAGCCGTGGACAGCCTGAACAGCATGGGGCGATCACCATCAGAACTCACTGAATGGATTAATAAATATCTGACAGCAGAGCAAATCAATAAACTCGGGACATCAATTAGGCAACGTCGCAGAAGGGGATATGGTGTTGGTAAAAGCATAACTATAAGCGATAAAGCCCACAGGATTTTGAAGCGGTTGGCAGAAGTCGATGGTTGCAATTTGTCAGAAGTGATAGAGAAACGCCTAGCCCGAGCTTATAAAAATACTTGGGACCACAAATAGAGTGGCACTAGGGGTTGCATTTTTAAAACCCGTGGTAGCATCTAAATGAACCCTAACGAATAGGGGTGCTGGCGGCGATGCCGACCATTATCCCGATAATGGAGAAATAGACCATGATGACACTGACTACTGTCTCGAAGAAAACTTCTAATAATTCAGCCCTTGTATTCTGGCGCGTTGGTACAAAACGGAAAGGCATCCTTGATGTTCGTATTGATTTTGACAACGAGGAGGCAGATCTTTTGGCTGAGCTCGTAGCCATTCGCTATCTGGCGCTGGACAAACAGGTTTTTTGCAGAGAGCCAGGTGCTGGTGCTGGTTACAAGCTGGTGGTATCCAAAGGTGCGATTAAAAAGCTGGCGCTGGGCAAATCCACCAAGGAGTTTGCATTCAAGTTTGCGGCTTGCCTCACTGGACGTTTAAAGGGCGCTACTATTGAAGTTTCGCAGAGCATGGAGTTTATGGATGAGCCGGGTGAGGGCAACGTTGAGCTCCTCGATGTGGACAAGCAAGCCTATACTCAAACCCATGACGAAATCTCTACACCGGCCATTGGTCCCGTCCTTGTTACTCAACATGCCATCGATCAGTATCAGGCCCGGATAACCTCTGGAGACCCTAAAAAACCGTGGGCCTCACTCGTTGGTCGCCTCCAGCATCCAGAGTTACAGGTTCAACCCTTTGACGAGAAAGTGGCTCGCCATAAAGCCAGAAAGTATGGCCGCGTAGATAACGTGGAAGTCTGGGGCCATAGAGATTCCAAGTTCAAGTACCTGATGGTGATCAACGACGACAACCAAAAACGTGTTCTTGTCACAGTGTTTGAGCGAAATGAGTAACCTGCTTCTCATTTGTTCTGAATACACAACCTCTCCAAATCACGTATTCATACCCTAAAAGGGCAAAAACGCAGTCGTTGATAACGACTCTCCCACCTGAAAATAGCTCCAGCATAAAAACTGGAGCTGTAAATGAGATCGAGACCTTCCCTTTTACTGATGCGAAACCTGCGGTCATTGGCCGTTGTGGTGCTCGCAACTTTGCCATGCGTTGCTTTTGCACAATGGCGGGTTGTAGCCGTGAGCACCGAAGTAGACAAAATGCGCTTCAACACCATCATAGACGCGCATTCCTTCATGAAGAATTATCGCTCTGGTGAGGAGCAAGGGAAGGGAACGCCAGTTGGGGATGCGCTTTATCCGGTTGCCAGTTATGGTGATGGCCGTTATGTCTCCAGGATCTGTTTTAAGTATCTAGGTGCTACTGGCGATTATGACCCCACTACCTGCACTGGCGACCCAGCTACGGTCTACTGGCGCTCAACCTATGTTCTGCCGGGTGAGATGGATAAAACACCGTTCCTGGACAGGGATCTCGGCTTACCAACAACGACCATGTGTGTAGGGAACCCTATCCATCTTGGCACCGGCAACAAGTTCCAGGCTGAACTGGATTATCAAAGCGGAGGCTCCGACCCTTTCACATTCACCAGATACTACAATAGCCACCTTCCTGATGAAGAGCTCGGCGGCTGGCGGCATACCTACTCGCGGAGCGTCGAGGTCAACGCCTCGAAGTACGGTGAGAACATGGTTGTCCTGCACCGGCCAGAAGGGCAACAACTCGCGTTCTACAACTCGTCCTCTGTCTGGGTGCCAACATGGAAAACCGATGATACCTTGACGAAGGATGCTACCGGCTGGCGTTACACTCAATCTGACGGGGTAGTCGAGGCCTATGATGAAACCGGACGACTGACCGGCATCGAGAAGCCCAACGGCAATCACATCACCCTGAGCTATCTGAACGGAGAGCTATCCTCGATCACTGACGGCTTTGGCCGCAACATCCAGTTCCAGCATCAAGATGGCCGCATGGTCAGTGTCACCGATCCTGCTGGTGGCAGTATTCAGTACCAGTACAACAGCGCTGGCAAGCTGGCGGAAGTGATCTACCAGGACAATACGAGCCGCAGCTATCTCTACGATGACCCGAATGCACCGGGTTTGCTCTCTGGGCTGGTGGACGAGAACGGCAACCGTTTCGCCACATGGGGATATGATGCTCAGGGGATGGCAGTTCTAAGTGAACACGCCGGGGGCGCAGAGAAGACTCAGGTAAGCTACAACGCTGACGGAAGCGTCTCTGTCACCAACGCCCTCGGCCACGTTCAGCGATATACCTACAGCCGTCACAACGGGATGCTCAAGCCTGATGTTGTTGAGGGTGCGCCGTGTACCGGCTTTGTGGGAGGCAAGGAAACCTACGTCTACGACAGCAAAGGCCTCGTCTCCAGCATTACAGATCGTGCTGGACAGAAGCGCACGTTCACCCATAACGACCGGGGATTGGAAACCACCCAGATAGACCAGGATGGGGGCAAGGTTACGACCGACTGGCTTCCTTCCAAGTCGCTCCCTGCAAAAATCACGGAACCAACCAGGATCACTGAGCTTACCTACGACACTCATCTCCGGGTGATAAGCCGCAAGGTCACAGATCGCAGCTCGGGCGCTTCCCGGACATGGACCTACACCTATGCCCCTGTTGGTACAGGAAAGCCGAGCCTGTTGGCCTCGGTTGATGGTCCGCGCACCGACGTCAGCGATGTTACGACATTTGACTACGATGACCAGGGCAACCTGATCCGGACAACAAACGCGCTGGGGCAGGTGATGCAGTTTGGTGACTACGACGCGAACGGTCGCGCCGGGACCATTCAGGGCGTCAACGGTGTAACCCAAACCCTCACCTATGACGCCAGAGGAAGACTTGTCAGCTCCACTGGACCAGAAGGAACCACGGCCTACAACTATGATGCTGTGGGCCTCCTGAGCTCGCTGACTAAGCCAAATGGTGCAACCGTCAGCTATGAGTACGACGCTGCACATCGGCTGGTGGCGGAAACAGATGCACAGGGCAACCGGCGCGAGCTTGAGCTCAATGACCTCGGGAACCCAGTAGAAGAGCGACTGCTCGATGCGCTGGGCCAGACCCGTTGGATAGAGCGCCGGATCTTCAACGAAATCGGCTGGCTCTCCAGTGTCTCCGACGCCTATAGCAATCAGTCATCGTTTTCCTACGATGTGGTGGCAAACCTGATACAGGAGACCAGTCCCTCTGGTAACACACACTCCTACAAGTACGACGGCTTCCATCACCGGACACAAACGACCGATCCACTCGGGAAGGTCACGCAGGTGCTCTACAAGGATACCGGCGATGTTTACCGTGTCTCCGACCCTCGTTCGCGCCTGACCTACTACAGCTACAACGGCTTTGGCGAAGTGACTCAGGTCCGGAGCCCGGACACCGGCACCACCGACATTACCTATGACGAAGCCGGTAACGTGGCAACGCGCAAGACGGCCAAGGGACAAACCACAAGCTACAGCTACGACGCGCTGAACCGGATCATCGAGGCATCCAGCGGTGTCGCTGGCGAATCGCCAATTCTGTACGGGTACGACGAAGCAACCTCACCATACGGCATGGGCCGCTTGACCTCAGTCGATGATGGCAACGGTGTCCGGAGATATGGCTATACACCCGAAGGATGGTTGGCTTACGAGACCTGGGAAACCCACGGGCAGAGCCTTACTACCCAGTACCAATACGATGGTGCAGGCCTCATCACGAAGATCACGTATCCCAGTGGTCGTGAGGTTTCCTACACCCGTGATTTAGCCGGTGACGTCATCGAGGTGGCAACGACACAAGCAGGCACCACAACAAGCCTGGCAAGCCAGATCGAGCGAGCGCCCTTTGGCCCCGTCACCAGTATGGTCAGATGGAACGGCATTTCAGAAAGTCGCTCTTTGGATCTCAATTACCGAGTCACCGGCATCGACGCTACTAGAGTGCATTCGCTGGTCTATCGGTACACGCCAGACTCGTTGATTTCAGCCATAGACGACAATCTCAGCTCATCAGTCAATCAGTCACTCGGTTATGACGCGGTTGGCCGCATCACCTCTGCTGAGGGGCTCTATGGCGTTTTGGGCTATGGCTATGACGCCACCGGCAACAGGACCTCGATCACGACCGATGGCCTGAGCCAAAGCTACACCATCAACTACATGAACAACTGGCTGGTGAAGACTGGGCAAACCTCCAGAAGCTATGACGCCAATGGCAACCTGACGAAGCAGGGGGCGGATACCTTCACCTATGACAGCCAGAACCGGCTGGTGGCCGCAACGGTCGCTGGAGTGACAGCAGCTTACACCTACAACCATCTGGATCAGCGTGTAACTAAGACCCTAAACGGCCAGACCCGCCTACTGATTTACGGCTTGGCAGGAAACCTCATCGAGGAGCTGGACGCAGCCACTGGAGACGTGCTGGCGGAGTATATCTGGCTCGATGGCACCCCCTTGAGCTTTGCTCAGTCAGGACAGACCTATCAAGTCCACGTCGATCATCTGGGCACCCCGAAGGCGCTAACCGACGCCAGCGGCCAAGTGGTTTGGAAGGCGAGCTACAGCCCGTTCGGTAAGGCCAGCATCACCACTCAGGGGCCGACCTTCAATTTGCGGTTCCCAGGACAGTATTACGACGCGGAGACCGGGCTCCACTACAACTGGCGGCGTTACTACGACCCGAATACCGGGCGTTACATCACCAGTGACCCGATTGGGCTGGCTGGTGGGATTAACACCTATGCCTATGCGCTGAGCAACCCGATAGGCAATGCAGATCCAACAGGGGAGTTTGTGCCGCTTCTTCTGGGGGCTTATGTTGCCATAGACTTTGCCTTGAGCGCTTGGGACGCCTATGACACCTTCAAGACCATCACCAGTGATTGTGCGACCTCAAGAGAAAAGTGGATTTCCGGGGGGCTTTTTGCTGCTGGGATTATCCTGCCTGGCAACTATAAGGCGCTAGGGAATGTTGCGGAACGCGCTTTTAAAAATACGGCTGATGATTTTGTAGACCTAGCCAGTTCCCAGAGACGTAAGCATATTCTTGATGGTGACGCCACTGGTGGAGGGCATCGAGCAGGAACAGGCAAGCCTGGAAAAAGTGAGTTTCCTCAAAGTTGGTCTGATGAAAAAATTATGCACGTCATTTCCGATATAGCTACCGATCCAAATGTTTCTCGAAAGGCTGGGCGCGGTGGTAGGACTATTGCAGAGGCAGTTAAAGAAGGTATTAATGTTCGTGTAATACAAGAATCTAATGGTGATATTGTTTCAGGTTTTCCAACAAACGTACCAAGGAATCCAAAATGAAAAATGAATATAGAGAAATTGAATCCACGCTAGATCTTTTGCTTATGGTGCTGTCTGATTCGTTTTCTGAATCTGAAAGTATAGAAGTGCAAGAATTTATTGATGTGGGTGAGTATGGAATCGCACTAGAAACTATCATTGACATTATTAATGAAGAGTCAAAGAACATAACAAATGAAGCTGAGTTTCTGATTGAAAAAGCAGGGAGGATAATGAATATGGATACTACATCCATTGTAGATAAGATTTCAAAACATATAGATAAATAATAAGATGAAAAAAACCGGTTTAAAATATAGAGCAGTATATCTGCTTGGATTTCCGTTAGCTGGAGCCTTTATAGGAATTGCAGTGTTCGCTTTATTAAATTATGTGAATGGGCCTCTAAGCAAATTCGCCTTATATCTGTCCGTTGGTGTTTGGGGGGGGTATGGAGTGTTCTCAGGAATCTATGGATACTTAAATCTAAGGAAAATATTAAAGTTAAAGAGAGCTAATGAGGAATCCAGGGATTAAATACGGCTCACATGGTTCTGCTATTGGCGCAGCATTGGGGACGGCTTATGGAAATCAATAACTGGTTTGATTTTATTATATACACAATTTATTTCTTTGGGGTTGTGATAGTTATCCTTCCTACTGGGGTTATCTTTCTTTGGTTGACATTGAAAAATCTAGTCAAAATGAGAGCCCCGAGATACGAAAAAAAGCACTACAAGTATTTCTCTGCAAGAAAT
It contains:
- a CDS encoding permease, with the protein product MKKFLRIKTWFVRLFSPDKKTLGAIGEDLRKVAVTAIGVGIVGLAVSGDTITVKEAGLVLVIGVILWIYGIILTKVSNS
- a CDS encoding RHS repeat-associated core domain-containing protein — encoded protein: MSTEVDKMRFNTIIDAHSFMKNYRSGEEQGKGTPVGDALYPVASYGDGRYVSRICFKYLGATGDYDPTTCTGDPATVYWRSTYVLPGEMDKTPFLDRDLGLPTTTMCVGNPIHLGTGNKFQAELDYQSGGSDPFTFTRYYNSHLPDEELGGWRHTYSRSVEVNASKYGENMVVLHRPEGQQLAFYNSSSVWVPTWKTDDTLTKDATGWRYTQSDGVVEAYDETGRLTGIEKPNGNHITLSYLNGELSSITDGFGRNIQFQHQDGRMVSVTDPAGGSIQYQYNSAGKLAEVIYQDNTSRSYLYDDPNAPGLLSGLVDENGNRFATWGYDAQGMAVLSEHAGGAEKTQVSYNADGSVSVTNALGHVQRYTYSRHNGMLKPDVVEGAPCTGFVGGKETYVYDSKGLVSSITDRAGQKRTFTHNDRGLETTQIDQDGGKVTTDWLPSKSLPAKITEPTRITELTYDTHLRVISRKVTDRSSGASRTWTYTYAPVGTGKPSLLASVDGPRTDVSDVTTFDYDDQGNLIRTTNALGQVMQFGDYDANGRAGTIQGVNGVTQTLTYDARGRLVSSTGPEGTTAYNYDAVGLLSSLTKPNGATVSYEYDAAHRLVAETDAQGNRRELELNDLGNPVEERLLDALGQTRWIERRIFNEIGWLSSVSDAYSNQSSFSYDVVANLIQETSPSGNTHSYKYDGFHHRTQTTDPLGKVTQVLYKDTGDVYRVSDPRSRLTYYSYNGFGEVTQVRSPDTGTTDITYDEAGNVATRKTAKGQTTSYSYDALNRIIEASSGVAGESPILYGYDEATSPYGMGRLTSVDDGNGVRRYGYTPEGWLAYETWETHGQSLTTQYQYDGAGLITKITYPSGREVSYTRDLAGDVIEVATTQAGTTTSLASQIERAPFGPVTSMVRWNGISESRSLDLNYRVTGIDATRVHSLVYRYTPDSLISAIDDNLSSSVNQSLGYDAVGRITSAEGLYGVLGYGYDATGNRTSITTDGLSQSYTINYMNNWLVKTGQTSRSYDANGNLTKQGADTFTYDSQNRLVAATVAGVTAAYTYNHLDQRVTKTLNGQTRLLIYGLAGNLIEELDAATGDVLAEYIWLDGTPLSFAQSGQTYQVHVDHLGTPKALTDASGQVVWKASYSPFGKASITTQGPTFNLRFPGQYYDAETGLHYNWRRYYDPNTGRYITSDPIGLAGGINTYAYALSNPIGNADPTGEFVPLLLGAYVAIDFALSAWDAYDTFKTITSDCATSREKWISGGLFAAGIILPGNYKALGNVAERAFKNTADDFVDLASSQRRKHILDGDATGGGHRAGTGKPGKSEFPQSWSDEKIMHVISDIATDPNVSRKAGRGGRTIAEAVKEGINVRVIQESNGDIVSGFPTNVPRNPK
- a CDS encoding MafI family immunity protein, whose protein sequence is MKNEYREIESTLDLLLMVLSDSFSESESIEVQEFIDVGEYGIALETIIDIINEESKNITNEAEFLIEKAGRIMNMDTTSIVDKISKHIDK